Genomic window (Lutra lutra chromosome 2, mLutLut1.2, whole genome shotgun sequence):
aataaaactattttttaaagaaatgatcattataaaacttaaatttcAGGGTGCCGGGGTGGCATAGTTAGTTAAGCCTCCAaatcttggtttccactcaggtccggtctcagagttgtgagattcagccccaggtcaggcagcgagtctgcttgaatttctctctccctctgtgcttccccAATCTGTCCTAACttgctctctccttttctcactctctcactctctaaaataaacaaataaaactttttaaaaaaaaaaaacttagatttATTTGGGAGCAAAAGATAGAAGGAAATGcctatgtgacacagagagagaaaccaaagtgAGACATTATGACTTATGGGAGTTTGTGCAATCTTAAAACTGTCCTCAGTGAGGGAGACATGGCTTCGAGCCTAAATGTACTGGACAGTTAGAACAAGACCCAGCTTCCTCTGTTCCCTTCTCATTCTCagttgatgatttctttttatttcaccaAGAAAGTAAAAGCACCAAGAGATAACTTCCTCATTTTCCCATCACCATATGCCCTCACCTAATTTTATCTTCCTCCGCCTTGTCTCCATTCTCCAATTTAAGGAGACCCTAAATTGGAGGGTCTCCACTTTCAACTAGATTTTTATCCCCACtcactttttaaagacttcactCCTGAGGTCAAACATTGTTTCTTGCATCATGAATTCCCACCCCTAAACAAATTGTCCATTTAACACAGAAATATACCATAATAGGTCTCATCAGAAACTCTCCTCTTCAGCTCACTGCCATACTCATCTACCCTATGGAAAAGACCTTCATTTATCTTTCTTCAgtatctctgcttttctcttctgcttaCTTTTTTTTGAGCAAGTTCTCTATTgatgttgttttcatttattataaaacacTTTAGACattaaaagatacaaatacaaaatataacctaataagtttttgtttttttttttttcaaagccaggatcttattttttaaacacacatgCTCTTTAGAAGTCCACAGCTGCAGAATGAAGTGCAATGCTGATGAACATGCGATTAGATACTGCTCTGACTGGACCATCTgctgcaaaaggaagaaaaatcaaccTACGAAAAGAAAGGATTGGCAGGaagtcctgggtggctcagacagttaagtggctacctttggctcgggtcatggtccccagatccctctgcctggtgctccccctccttgtgctcacttgttctctctcactctctaacagataaataataaagtatttttaaaaaaagaaagaaagaaagaaaagaaagaagtggtGAAAAGTCTAACTCCATCTTCTTCAGATTCCAGGAAAAGAAGCTGAAAGTGTTTAAAACTATCTTTTCTATATAAGGGTAATTAATATGATGGATAAATGAGATTCATGGTAATTATATGTTTAAATGGTAAGGTTAAAGTAAACATGAATTTTATAAAGGCTTACACTTTTTTCACGTGTGTGCTTTTACATTAACTTCCTTCCTTTATCTCCACCAACATGTGCTGTTCATCTATAATACCATATCCCAGCCCCATGAAGTACtgcctgaccttgggcaagttctaTAGTCTCTCTCTATATCAGTTTTCTTGTCTACAAAATGAGATAACAATAGTACCTATATCATGGTGTTAGAAGAATTATACTAGGATATGTGAAGTTCTTAAGCAGTGCCTGACCCCAGTGTTAGCTCCATGTTAACTGTAATTTCATGGGACCACAGAATGTGATCTGTTCTCTAGTTTTTTGGAATTTATTGAATCATTCCTTGCGACCTAAGTTAAAATTGATATTTGCTAAAATTCCATGTGATCTTGAAAATAaggtatattttctatttgtgagatatataatcttatataaagAATATGTTTATTCAACactattatatttcaataatcaaGGACTTCAACACTGGTAGTGAGGactaagaagaaggaagagattcAGGATGCATTTCAGAAGTAGGGTTGACAGAATTTAGTGGCCATAGGACATAATGAGAAGAAGGTATGAAAGATGATACTGTGATTTCAAAGCTTGCAAAGAGATGGTTAGCAATACAGCTCACTAAACTAGATAGGCCAGAAGAGAAAGTAggttaggagaagggagaaagtcaATAAGGAGATGTTTCAGCATAATGGAGTCATGCAAGGGATATGGATATCAGATCACTGGACACATTTGCAAAAgtgtacctttatttttttttataaatgaacaTAATTCTTATTATGAGCCTCATTCCTCCTGGTCATAGAACTTTAAACTTGGTGTATTCagaattgctgcttttctctAAATTATTTGTAAGTTCAAGAAGATTTAAGCAGTTGTGAGGCATCTGGGAGAGCCTTGATTATGTTAACATTACAAAGATAATCATCATTCCTGCTTGGTCTTCAATCACTAACCAAAGTATAACTGCTAagttacttcttcttcttcttaatagAATTCTTAAGCTCTGGGTGAGTGAATGGGATAATTCTGCCACTGAAGCATCCTTCTAGTTTACCATAAATTCCAGTGGGAATATCTATTGCTCCACCACATCCATGGTGATCTCAATCATACAAGGATTCTACTATTACTCTCTTCCCATGCTGGGAGAACCTGTGTGAGGGAAGGGGGACCAATGCCATGAGATGACTTCAGACCTATCTACCAAAGAAAACCAGTCAATCAGTGCTATGCTATGTATGGTCTTGCCCCCGCCCTGAGCTCCATTCACATAAGGAAACACCAGTGCACCAAGCCACCAGACTTTAACCAGAGTTTCTATCCTCCATTACTTCCTcccatttcccttctctcccactaTATGAAACCCAGGActagagattaagaaaaaaaaaacaaccagtgaTACCCCTCCCCATACTATCTGTACTGTTAATCTTCCTTTACTCCTATTCTATCCCTCTTCCCCTTATTCAAGACTTGGTTTAGGGAAGGAATAAACTCTTAATTCATCTGTACTCtccaaaatctattttaaaatctgaatccAAGTGTTCCTTTCAGTGCCCTAAAGAAtgtagtcttcttttttttaattcaatttagcTAACATGTAGTATATTATTATGTTCCagggtaaaatttagtgatttatcagttgcatataacacccagtgctcattacatcaagtgtcctccttaatattagcccatcacccagttgccccatccccctttctcctctcccctcctctccagcaaacCTTTGTTTGTCTCCACCCCATTTGGGACCATCCCCTGCCTGCTCTGTTCTCACAGGTCTGTGCCACATCTGTAATTTTTTCATGCTTCCAAAATGTACTGAACTGCTGTGCAGATTGCTCACAGCACAACCCTAGGAAGCACCATTCACAGAGGCAATGAGGTGCATTGCACATCAGTACATAACAGCTCAGTGGGCCCCTTCCATATTTCATACTTTCTTTGTCATGTCAGAGTCCCTCAGAGACTTCCCTGAGTTGGCACCTCTGATTTCCTTTCTCCGTTTGTGAGAGAGTCTTGCACAGAGATATATTtctcaattataagaaaaaaagttcattaCGACCAATGTATGTCTCAGTATTTAGAGAGAAGCTTGAGGAATGGTGAGGAGAGGGGAGCCATGGAGTATACAGGCCTTACGTGAAAGGTAACTTCTACAGTTCTAGCAGATTCTTGCCATGCAAGGGATGCCAAAGGCATGTTGCTGATtatacatctatatatctatatatcagaTTTATCTATAagtatatatgagatatatatcagattttaatatatataagaaatatatatttatatttcacatatgaaatATAATGGGTAAATATAATgggtatatatgaaatataatgggaaatatatatttcatatattatatttcataaatgaaatataaatatatattatatataaatatatattcatattttcatatatctatatatacatatatcagattttctttacccattcatctgtccatggatatctgggctctttccatattttagctattgtgaacatAGACTTTTGACATGCAGAAGTctgctctttgtttctctcttttcaatGGGAAATAGTACATATTGTTCAGAATATGATAATGATGAATTGTTTTAGActtttgaaaacaggaaaaaaagaagatgaagtatgttttttttttaaatattctcaaaatCAGAATCTAATAAATTAGTAAGAAATTCCCAAATAAAATCCAGGTGTAAGGTAGGCAACTTCTAAGATGGCTTCCAATGATTCCTGGCTCCTGGTATCCACGTTTTTCTATAATCCTTTCCTGTTGAGCCACTCACTTCTAATGGATCATACAGCATTGACTCTtgacaacatgggtttgaactacatGGCTCCACTtaacacacagatttttttttcaataaatatattggacgggcacctgggtgacatagtctgttaagcatccaactcttggttacagttcaggtcatgatctcagggtggtgagatctagTCCTCATGGGGCTCTGTAcccagtggggactctgcttgggattctctctctctccccttcttcatacccctccccatgctctctctcaaataaaaacaaatctttaaaaaaaatgtggtatatatacattaaatattattcagccataaaaaggaaggaaaccctgccatttataacaacattGGTAAacctagaagatattatgctaagtgaaaaagccaTATatagacaaatactgtatgatctcacttatgtgtgATATCTCAAggaagtcaaactcatagaactAGAAGGTAAAGTGGTAATTGCCAGAATTTGGAAAgtaagggaaatggggagatgttagCCAAatcaaactttcagttataagatgaataagttctgatgCTCTAATGTATGGTATGGTGACTCTAATTAATAAAACAccatatatatgaaatttgcTATGAAAGCAAATCTTACatattctcaccacaaaaaaataattagaactatttgaggtgatggatgtgttaattagtttgattgtggtaatcatttcacaatgtatatgtactTCAAATCATCACATTTGACTGCTTAAACATAagcaatttttactttttaattatacctaggggcacctgggtggctcagtcattaagcatctgccttcaggtcaggtcatgatcccagagttctgggattgagccctgtattgggcttcttgctcagcagggagcctgcttctccttcttcctctccccctgcttgtgttccctctctcactgtctctctgtcaaataaataaaatctttttaaaaattttttaaaattatacctcaataaacctgGGGAATAAAAGTCATAAAGAATGGTTGGGGTAACAGATATGTTCACTATCTTGAATGTGATGATGGTTTCATAAAAGTATATGTGTCACAACTTATCAAATGCTTTAAtgctttaatatttaaatttttatgtcatttatatctaatagttttttttaatagtgataGTTACAAAAAATTACCTTGATGGGATATTATGCAGCTTTGAAAAATATCACTTATGAAGAGTCTTAATGAGACAAAAAATACTTATGGTATATATCATGTTACAAAAGCAGGATATCTGAGTACAAGTATATGGTTCAGAACTACTCatagcaaaatattaaataataaactaggtacacataaaattttcttaagatgTACACTGGTTGCTTCTGAGAAATGGAGCTCGTGTTAACTCTtccttctttgtaatttttaatagtttgtaAATTGCCTAAAattagcatttaatttttatagtaacataaaacaaaacaaaaaagttttatttacttaagaaaaagtaTAGTTCTCAGTTCTCCATTAGTACCTTTGGAAAATTCAGGTTGGGGAGCAGTGCCTCTGTCAATAGGAAAAGCTGTCAAACAGGAAAGGGCTGTCAGTTTTTTCCTCACATAAGCATTGCCAGCTCCTCGGCCTCAGGGAAGATCAGTGTAGCATATCTACCTGGAGCAGGGCATACCCCAGACCTGAGAGGTTTGCATGGGGGGGGTGTGCTCAACCTTCCCTTGCTGCCCTCTGACAGCCAGAGTCAGACACTGCCACCAGCCTCCTCAACCGAGGCTCCCAGCCATGAAGCTGCTCTTTGTCATGCTTGCCTTGCTCTTCTTTTGGGACCCAGCGATGGCAGGTAAAATGGgaatttgggggggaggggagtcatTTGTCTAGAAAAGCAATTCCACTAAGCAAACCTATAAATGTCTTACCACCGTGGatccttctattttcaaagtGGAAACAGCATCAACTGGTCTGACTTTAGCAAGACCTGAGCTTGAATTTTGGCTCTCCAATTTGTGTTAACTGTGCAGCTTTAGGCAAAAGTCTAATCTTCCCTGAATCTTAGTTTCTTCATTCACAAAGTGGCAATAATACTAACCTCAGTCTTGCAAGGATTAAGTGTGATAATATATAGAATAGACCTGTATACCACATATATGGTACCTGACTCATGAGAGTTATCATTATATAATCATTAGTAATACCCCAACCTCTTTTGGCACTATTGTTTGGTCCCTAAGTGAGGAACATGTCCAGCCATAATAGTCAAAACCAGCAAATAGTGATAACTCAATTTGTTAAGCTTTCTAATTTGCTGAAATTGCTTATAGTTAATTTGTTATTTGTAGATGTCTTAGATACATGGAGAAACAGATTTGGAATGGCATGTTCCAAGAGAATTAATAAGCTTTATGTGCTAAAAGAAATGTCTGATCAGATGAGATAGCAGGTAGGGAGACATGAGAGAGAGTACTGACTGGTCTCATAGTTTAGCTTGCCCATATTCAttactgacttttaaaaactcCTTCTTGAATATTCTCTTCACTCAGGGCTATTAAATCAGCTCAAATTCAGATATTATAGgatctcatttaatttctcatCCTCCCTCAAGTAATCCCTAGGTAGATGAACCACATTTTGGAGTCATGTGACTCAGTAGGCTGGATTTAAGAATCCATACAATCCAGGCCTCTTGAAGCTGTTGATGGGACCAATCCCACTTTGGTTTATGGCAATGGTTTCATGGCCCCTAGATCGCCAACAAAATAGTATACAATATTGCCTTTAGTGTCTTATACCTTCCCAAAGCTCATCATTTCCATAGgaattccttattttattatgtaGACCACTACACTTCATCTTCTCAggctttcatctttttttttttttttttgcatgttagGAACACCTTTCATATTTTCATActgccttgctttttttttattattaacagataatgtattatttgtttaaagGGTAtgggtctatgattcatcagtcttacaaaatacacagtgctcacctcaatacataccctccccaatgtccatcacccagtcaccccatccctcccatcccctccactgtagcaaccctcagtttatttcctgagattaagagtctcttacagtttgtctcctctctgatttcatcttatttcattttttcctctcttcccctataatcctctgccttatttctcaaattccacatatcagtgagattatatgataattgtctttctctaattgacttatctcacttagggtaataccttctagttccatccacattgttgcaaatggcaagatttcatttttgatggctgcataatattccattgtagatatacacatcttctttatccattcatctgttgatggacatctgggctctttccatagtttggctattgtggacattgcttctataaacattggggtgcagttgcctcttcagatcactacatttatatatttggtgtaaacacccagtagtgcaattgctggtcatagggtagctctattttcaactttttgaggactttccattttccagagtagctgcacaagcttgcattaccaccaagagggctcccctttctccacatccttgctcaGCTTTTATCTTGCCAGCTAAGTAACCCTGATCCTTTTCTCTCCTTATAGAATAATTATCTTCCAAAGCATGATAACTTGAACAGGATGTGTTGGCTCAAAATTTCTACAGATGACCAAGTATTTGacactcttttccttttaagacctacttatgaatataaatttaaaatattcatattttgatAATTCTACAGAATAGCTTGTCTATAAAAGTGTAAGTTTGAAATACCTTGGACCCCAATAAGACATATTAAATCTTCAGAATAGATTTCATCCTCCTCTAAACTCATAACACCATTCTATGCTGCAAATGCTTCACTGCACTTGtcatcttttctcctctctcacagatattttgtgtttcttctctttatttgtcTAGACTGAAAATCCTTAAAGTCTATATCATACTCAAATCTGTACCCCAACGGCACCTGGATTTATGAAAACTGGTTTGGGAATGAATACAGAATTAAATAATGAGCAAATGACTACATGCATAGGTAATCTGGTTGTTCCAAGTATATTAACTGACCAGTTTGGGCAGACTTCCAAGTTATTAATTGTCATAGTTCagactaacaaaacaaaatactgaagatTGTgtggtttaaataaaatgtatttcatcacagttccggaggctggaGAGTCCAAGAGCAACTGCAAGCTGATTCAGTCTCTGAAGAGAGCTATCTTCCTGGCTTTTAAACAGTCAACCTCTCCACTAGTCCTACAATATCAAGACCCCACACTAACAACCTCAATTAACTGTAATTACCTCTCAGAGTCCCTTTCCCCAAATAGAGTCACATTGGAGTTTAGAGTTTCAACCTATgaatggagggggagagggaggaaagctgtatttttttttttcaattacagaACCAAACATTATAATCAAGTCTCCTTGGAATGCAGTTTGATAAAAATGGAAGTACCAATTCTATAGTCCAAAAAGACccataatgaattatttattcatttattttctttccaggctTGAATCCACTGGCAgcagaaatacacaaaaaatgcTACAGGAATGGTATCTGCAGACTTGAGTGCTACACAAGCGAAATGTTAGTTGCTAACTGTGGGTTTCAGCTGGAATGCTGTGTCAAAGGAAACCCAGACCCCTGACAAGAGAAGCCAGAGAACACCAATGAACTTCAAAGTCTTTG
Coding sequences:
- the DEFB134 gene encoding beta-defensin 134: MKLLFVMLALLFFWDPAMAGLNPLAAEIHKKCYRNGICRLECYTSEMLVANCGFQLECCVKGNPDP